A single region of the Kocuria rosea genome encodes:
- a CDS encoding ABC transporter ATP-binding protein, protein MTAPTTPDPVVPAGRGARVEARGFGWHHPGRDAAALRGLDLVVEPGERVLLLGPSGAGKSTLLHALAGVLHDDDGQSASGELLLDGMPPEQARGRAGLVQQDPESQVVLSRIGDDTAFGLENLAVPREQIWPRVRAALDDVGLDLPLDHSTAALSGGQKQRLALAGAVAMSPGLLLLDEPTANLDPAGVRRVRDAVVSCLDRSGATLVVVEHRVAVWAEVVDRVVVLGRDGGITHDGAPGRVLGAAADELSGAGVWVPGRVPATRAPARPAAGPGAGSAGGPAGTRAAGSGTDGAPLLSATGLGVSRSQPSTRQLRARRRARRRGRPLDDAAAGRDLPTAVADVELTLRRGRALALTGPNGAGKSTLALTLAGLLAPVRGTVRAHPVLDRGAGPDPLEWSGRELVARVGTVFQEPEHQFLRATVRAELELGPRLAGTPVAERERRTDELLRRLRLSHLADANPFTLSGGEKRRLSVATVLATDPDVLVLDEPTFGQDALTWAELVDLLVELVDAGTAVLAVTHDEDFVRALGAEVLALGTPSERGRAARTAPAAEGAPAVPAVRSAAAAGSAPAAPAAPGAGAVRGVLARREPVR, encoded by the coding sequence ATGACGGCTCCCACGACCCCGGACCCCGTGGTGCCCGCCGGCCGCGGGGCCCGGGTCGAGGCCCGCGGCTTCGGCTGGCACCACCCCGGGCGGGACGCGGCGGCGCTGCGCGGCCTGGACCTCGTGGTCGAGCCGGGGGAGCGCGTGCTCCTGCTGGGACCCAGCGGGGCGGGCAAGTCCACCCTCCTGCACGCCCTGGCGGGAGTCCTCCACGACGACGACGGGCAGTCCGCCTCCGGCGAGCTGCTGCTCGACGGCATGCCGCCGGAGCAGGCGCGCGGCCGGGCCGGGCTCGTGCAGCAGGACCCCGAGTCCCAGGTGGTGCTGTCCCGGATCGGGGACGACACCGCCTTCGGCCTCGAGAACCTCGCGGTGCCCCGGGAGCAGATCTGGCCGCGGGTGCGCGCGGCGCTCGACGACGTGGGGCTGGACCTCCCCCTCGACCACTCCACCGCGGCCCTGTCCGGCGGGCAGAAGCAGCGCCTGGCGCTCGCGGGCGCCGTGGCCATGAGCCCCGGGCTGCTGCTGCTCGACGAGCCGACCGCCAACCTGGACCCCGCCGGCGTGCGGCGGGTCCGCGACGCGGTGGTGTCCTGCCTCGACCGCAGCGGCGCCACGCTCGTGGTCGTGGAGCACCGTGTCGCCGTGTGGGCCGAGGTCGTGGACCGCGTCGTCGTGCTCGGCCGGGACGGGGGCATCACCCACGACGGCGCCCCGGGCCGGGTGCTCGGCGCCGCGGCCGACGAGCTCAGCGGCGCGGGGGTGTGGGTGCCCGGCCGGGTGCCGGCCACGCGTGCGCCCGCTCGCCCCGCCGCGGGGCCCGGTGCCGGTTCCGCCGGGGGTCCCGCCGGAACCCGGGCCGCCGGCTCCGGGACGGACGGCGCACCGCTGCTGAGCGCCACCGGTCTGGGCGTCTCGCGCAGCCAGCCCTCGACGCGGCAGCTGCGCGCCCGGCGGCGGGCGCGGCGGCGCGGCCGCCCGCTGGACGACGCCGCCGCGGGCCGGGACCTCCCCACGGCGGTGGCCGACGTGGAGCTGACCCTGCGCCGCGGCCGCGCGCTCGCGCTGACCGGGCCGAACGGCGCCGGCAAGTCCACGCTCGCGCTGACGCTGGCGGGTCTGCTCGCCCCCGTGCGCGGCACCGTGCGGGCCCACCCGGTCCTCGACCGCGGCGCGGGACCCGACCCGCTCGAGTGGAGCGGCCGGGAGCTCGTGGCCCGCGTGGGGACGGTCTTCCAGGAGCCCGAGCACCAGTTCCTGCGCGCCACCGTGCGGGCCGAGCTCGAGCTCGGCCCCCGGCTGGCCGGCACGCCGGTGGCCGAGCGGGAGCGCCGCACGGACGAACTGCTCCGCCGGCTGCGGCTCTCGCACCTGGCCGACGCCAACCCGTTCACCCTCTCCGGGGGCGAGAAGCGGCGGCTGTCCGTGGCCACGGTGCTCGCCACGGACCCGGACGTGCTGGTGCTCGACGAGCCGACGTTCGGTCAGGACGCCCTGACGTGGGCGGAGCTCGTGGACCTGCTCGTGGAGCTCGTCGACGCCGGCACGGCGGTCCTCGCCGTGACCCACGACGAGGACTTCGTGCGGGCGCTCGGCGCCGAGGTGCTGGCGCTGGGCACCCCGAGCGAGCGGGGCCGCGCCGCTCGCACGGCACCGGCGGCGGAAGGAGCGCCGGCCGTTCCTGCCGTGCGGTCCGCGGCCGCGGCCGGGAGTGCCCCGGCCGCTCCGGCGGCGCCGGGCGCCGGCGCGGTGCGGGGCGTCCTCGCCCGGCGGGAGCCCGTCCGGTGA